From Malus sylvestris chromosome 1, drMalSylv7.2, whole genome shotgun sequence:
gatgagtactcgagagcaatgccaggtaagtaatcaggtaaggggttccaggcagtcagttcctggctggaagcttgattccaaatgctgactgattgctctctttctccttgtcttgcaggtaagaacaaggccaaaggaaaagacagggaaaaagcatgatatgggatactcttgcttttaaccctgatgatatgagatattcttgctctagtatagcttgtttacagaggtattatccgggggaaagaaagctgaatatttcgaaaggcttcgttgggagtgccctctcagataagagaaagggttgagcatttttgcaggtctgcctgtccgttagggatggaggtcgacatatataggagtctccctaacatcaagtaataatgctattcctttaccctgcttggtcatagcacggtagtgggagctgtcagcttcacatgttttaactctgtcagagcactttgaaaaagtggtctgtggtatctggaaagctgatgttgcgtgtgaagattacagacaagctttatccaaggaaatccagctcttgaagttgggaaagtggtgcctcttcggtttttgaacaagcaatcctgtcgggggtctgactctcgagattcggagaacgatgcctcttcgatttttgagaaagcaatcctgctgggggtctggctctcgagattcggaaagcggtctcttcgatttttgaaaaagtaatcatgttgggagtctggctctcgagattcgaagggtggtgcctcttcgattttggagcaagcaatcttgttgggagtgttttcttgaatgtgagtaaaggttgggcatgtttgctagtctaccttgccacgaagcacagaggttgacacacagggactttccaattatccagcagtggtactgttcatttaccctctcttcgatttttgagaaagtaatcatgttgggagtctggctctcgagattcggagggcggtgcctcttcgattttggagcaagcaatcttgttgggagtgttttctcgaatgtgagtaaaggttgggcatgtttgctagtctaccttgccacggagcacaaaggttgacacacagggactttccaattatccagcagtggtactgttcctttaccctctcttcgatttttgagaaagtaatcatgttgggagtctggctctcgagattcggagggcggtgcctcttcgattttggagcaagcaatcctgttgggagtgttttctcgaatgtgagtaaaggttgggcatgtttgctagtctaccttgccacgaagcacagaggttgacacaccgggactttccaattatccagcagtggtactgttcctttacccttgtgggtaataatatggtagctagaccttcaaaatttatgtgtctaaactttgttagtgttgtttctttgcaattcttttactcttcttggtcagagcgatgtagcgggagctgcaagcttcacgtgtctcaactttgtcagagaactttggcaaagttatctgtggtacccatgagttactgttgcgtgtgggaagtgggtgattgaacagtacgattcatgtgctttctacttcgccagaaatcttcgacagaatgcccataatttccgcaaagctgagtgtgcgtgtgacaggtgctgacaaggctggaaaagtaggtgcctcttcgatttctgagatcggccctcgtggtctctgagcagcccagcttttgagaaagcaagcctcttcgatttctgagatcggccttagTGGTCTttgagtagcccagcttttgagaaagcaaacgcctcttcgatttctgagatcgaccctcgtggtctctgagcagcccagcttttgagaaagcaaacgcctcttcgatttctgagcaggcgcctcttcgatttctgaagcttcgtcgagtgcagatttttataggggctgacattaagttccaaagcacacttgagtatccaccagtagaagctccattcttgcacttctaagatcttgatttgtccgacctcttctctcttcaacacctttgaaaatgtctggcccctccgaccgtcgttttgacttgaaccttgttgaagaggcagccccgccttctccagacaacatatggcgcccatccttcgtctcccctactggtcctcttaccgttggggattccgtgatgaagaatgatatgacagctgcggtagtggccaggaaccttctcactcccaaagataacaggctactttccaaacggtctgatgagttggctgttaaggattctctggctctcagtgttcagtgtgcaggttctatgtctaatatggcccaacgcctatttgctcaaacccgccaagttgaatcattggcggctgaagtgatgagtctcaaacaggagattagagggctcaagcatgagaataaacagttgcaccggctcgcacatgactatgctacaaacatgaagaggaagcttgaccagatgaaggaatctgatggtcaggttttacttgatcatcagagatttgtgggtttgttccaaaggcatttattgccttcgtcttctggggctgtaccgcttaatgaagctccaaatgatcaacctctgatgcctcctccttcgagggttttgtccagtactgaggctccgaatgatccccctccggtgccttctctttctggggctctaccgactgctgagacttctcctaagcaacctttgtgaaggctccctcttgtttgtttattttgactcaagtatatgtacatatttgtaacttatcggggatatcaataaataagttttccttcatttcaacgtattgtgttaaatacaccaaagccttcttcgctaagttctttgaattttcttttgttgaagcttgtatgttgaagctttgtgagtggagcatgtaggttgaggtagtgttcccttaattttccgagtgaggaaaacttctcggttggagacttggaaaatccgagtcactgagtgggatcggctatatgaatcttagaacgccattgtgttctgtcctgtgtcatatccgccgttagatccaagtactctaagtcttttcttagggtctcttccaaagttttcctaggtcttcctctaccccttcggccctgaacctctgtcccatagtcgcatcttctaatcggagcgtcagtaggccttctttgcacatgtccaaaccaccgtaaccgattttctgtcatctttccttcaattttggctactcctactttaccccggatatcctcattcctaatcttatcctttctcgtgtgcccacacatccaacgaagcatcctcatctccgctacacccattttgtgtacgtgttgatgcttcaccgcccaacattctgtgccatacaacatcgccggccttattgccgtcctataaaattttcccttgagcttcagtggcatacggcggtcacacaacacgccggatgcacttttccacttcatccatccagcttgtattctatggttgagatctccatctaattctccgttcttttgcaagatagatcctaggtaacgaaaacggtcgctctttggtatttcttgatctccgatcctcacccctaactcgttttggcctccatttgcactgaacttgcactccatatattctgtctttgatcggcttaggcgaagacctttagattccaacacttctctccaaaggttaagctttgcatttaccccttcctgagtttcatctatcaacactatatcgtctgcgaaaagcatacaccaaggaatatcatcttgaatatgtcctgttaactcatccattaccaacgcaaaaaggtaaggacttaaggatgagccttgatgtaatcctacagttatgggaaagctttcggtttgtccttcatgagttcttacggcagtctttgctccttcatacatatcctgtatagcttggatatatgctactcgtactcatttcttctctaaaatcctccaaagaatgtctcttgggaccctatcatacgctttttccaaatctataaagaccatgtgtaaatcatttttcccatctctatatctttccatcaatcttcgtaagagatagattgcctccatggttgagcgccctggcatgaacccgaattggttgtccgaaacccgtgtctcttgcctcaatctatgctcaatgactctctcccagagcttcagcCCTGTAGAGATTTTTATGAAGAACGAAATGAAAAGCTGCCTCTTCCCATTTAAACGCCCTGCACAGTTTcaatttattttacattttcaCTCCTTAGAACTGATCGGAACATTGAAGTAGCCAAACATCTTCAAGCCATTGACAAATATGTTGCAGCATGGCAATTTCTCATGGACCGCCGACTCCATAGTTGCTTTCTGAAAGCTTAAAAGAAGCTTTGGCTTCCACACCAGTTCTTGCACTTCCCGATTTCATAAGCAATTTGTGATCGAAACTTATGCTTTCGAAGTTGGCATAGCATTTCTTGAAGCCAAGAACGTCATCCAATCGCTTATTTTAGTAAGGCATTGTCAGGGCGTAATCTTGCCTTGTCtacttacaacaaggagatgtACTCCACGTTAACAAAAGTGGCTTGTTAAACTGTCACGATATAATTACAGGGGATTATGGACTTGGTTCTCAAACTGGTGCTCCAGATCCCCTTTCTCGCCAGTGCAATATGCTTCCTCGAATGGGAATTTCGTCGACAGTCTTCCCATCTACgtgttttaacaaaaataaagatcACACAAATTTGTTTCTCGCAACTGTATTCAAGAAGAAGACATAAATTTGGACTTTGGACCATTTCTCGATTTATTCGTGTCATCCTTGCTCAGGGGCCATGCTAATCTTCTCTGTATCGTTCAGACGTCCACGAAGGGACAAACTGACTCTAAGGTGAGACACTTGTACATAAAGAGTTCATAAATTGCACTCTTGGCCGATGTGGGACTGGCGCTTCcttctttttatattttccaTTCTCTAATTTGACGCAATGTTTTGTGCTCTGGGGGTTCCCTTCCGGATATAAGCCAAATGCAATGACTAAAAGATAGAGAAATTTTCATTCCAACATATGTAGGTTTCTCAATTAAGTATTCATTCAGCAAATCCCCATCCTTAAGTACAGGTCTAGTCCCTATATCAAACCAACCCCTTGTCACTTGCAGGAAAATGATAAATACACATCATTTTTAGCTTATCATGCACCTTTGTTTAATCTTGCCCGATGCCTGGTGTTTccatttaatttattcaatttggtGGTCAGAAATAGAGAGGAGAGTGAGATGGAAACCTCTCTTCATCAATTGTGGGTTTTGGAATGAACCTGCCGTCTACAATAGCTGCCACAGGAATGCAGTTAAAACAGTCGTTGAAGATTTCCCACAGCTCGCTTCTGAAACTTGTTGCGTATCTCTGATTTGTAGCACATTCATCATCTCCCCTAAGAAGAAAAACGTTGTTCGGATACTTAACCTTATAAGCAAGCAATAAACATTTACTCCCCTCCGCAAATTCCATAAAGTCACCCAAGAACACGTAAGCTAAATAATTGGCACTGCCACTAGCTTCCGTGATGGTAAACTCCCAGTCTTTAACCTGGGTTGATAATCGTTCACTAAATTTTTCGCCTGAAAAACGAAACGGACAAATTTcttttactaattaattaaggcAAAATATAAACTGTAACAATATGTAGCTaggtagggtttagggtttttagCAAGCTGACGTACCGATAATGCTGATAGGTGATTTAAGATCAAGTATATTGGGCTGGCCAAGCATGATTTCTCTGGAACAATGACAAAGCTGCATCACCTCAGACTCAGATACCAGATTTAAGAACGGCCGTGCAGCTGATCGGTTAAAAAACCGTCTGATAATATCGTCCAGTAGAGCAGGATCCATTCCTCCAATCCATGTATGAGGAGTTTCTATGCATTCTAACTGCAGGCACGGACAATATACACATAAAATTCTAACTCCAACCATAAATGCGTACGTGCATAGGTACAGAATATAAGATGTTGGAGGAAATATATACTTCAAAATTAGAGGCCGCAGAGCTCAGCCATGGTAGGTCATGAGGAACTTCAGCTGGCTTCTTATCCAAGCAACCAGCAGCAGCATCTAATAGGGTCTCACTCCTCAAATGTCTAGTTATGATCTCATTCTCTTTGTTCTCATCTGTCGGCTCCAACGTCAAAGTGACGCGTTTCGCATTAATGTATCCTTTCACGCTTGTGCGAATCCCACCACTCATAGCGCTATATGCCAGGCAACTGAAAACAACCGCAAGTAGGAATTGGTCTAATAGAATACGGACATCCTGATAAACTTTCTAGGTCTACCATGGTCCACCATTAATGTAACcgatattgttttaatttaataatttattattaagcattaagttttatcacaaaagacatTGGTGATATTAGGAATGGAAACTCctataaattaattatatattatcttGTCATGTGATCGATGTAGAATCCTATtctccaacacttctctcctcCAATGTAGTAGAATGTAGTAGTATCACGAAGTTCTAGGAATAAAGCTCTAGATTGATTGTCTAATTATTCAAAAGCCATAAATACATGCATCCATTCAAATCAATCACATACAAGTATGCTCCCATTCAATTATTTGACAGCATAAACAACATTATTACGAAGTTACTCGCTTCTGAGATCACTATTGAACTTAAGGCACAAACCAAGAAACACCAAAATGGGGAACTTCAAATCAAACATGATAGAAAgagattctcatttttttttcaaaaaatggggattagttgttGGACCTACTCCACGTCGAGCTTAACGATCCGAattgtctattttgtaagtctcgatttatagatcatccttgcaaaaattcaattcaatcggaaactatttgcctatttaattatcacgatgaaatttcattatttcttacaaaacaaagtttttgtcaatttattttaactcaattagatgtcttaaatatttctgatttcactaatattttgcaaggatgatctataaggtgcaacttgaaaaatagatagTTCcgtctaggggtgggttcggtacggttaccgtaccaaaaccctcgtaccaattaccgtaccaaactttcggtttgataaaatctattaccaataccataccaaactttcggtataccaaaGTTAGGTATTGTCAAatgttcggttggcatggtatggcaatggtaattgccactttgttttgggacaaaatttgttttggcttttttaacccaattcaagtgcaaaacttttttattgtaCCTTTATCTAATATTttgtagcctaaattcatctattattcatcattcacaattcacacacacaataattcaaatgatgcatcaagattcatgatgaaaattaagtttacaatccaaatagaagctacgaaccaaaacaaatagaagtttccCCCATGCTAAAGATCGTCTCTATCCTCCATTGGTTCAAACACACTTCTAGAACTTTCCCAATGTCTTCTCCCTTATGACCTGTGATCTTTATGAAGTTTATAATCCGTTTGTGCAACTTTCATTCCCTATCCATGAAGTGAGCGGTAACTACCATGTAGTTAATGTTTTGTACCGATGTCCAAGTATCGGTTGTGATACTTACCCTTTGATTATGCATTGCTTCAAATAACTTAGATTTCTCCAACACATATAAATCACACACACTAGCCGCAATTTTCTTCTTATTTGGAATCTTGAACCGAGGTGGAGCCTCTTTcatcatatcaaattattagaatattataaatatgtgttatataattatatattatataatttataaattatatattatattatatgttcGGCACGGTaaggtaataccgtggtaatgatatccattaccaataccgtaccatgaaatttcggtacggtacaataccgtaccattaccgattggcacaaaaaatttggcacaaaatcggtatggtaCGGTTGGTAATTCggttggcacggcaatttggcaaaaaaatccacccctagttCCGTCATTGAAATTTAATGTGGTGTGAGTCCCACAACtaatctcaattttttaataaaaataaaaatctcttcCCATgtaggatatatatatattatgagatCACAACAAATTAAGGAAACCCAACTTATAAGAAATTAAAGATATATATTCAAGAACAAAATTCTAACTGTACGATCTTATATAATATAACAAAGAACCAGTAACAAAGCTCAAGAATCATGATCTACCTCAAAACCATGAATTAGGGAAAGTTAATTCAATGAAATACGAAATGATGTAAAATCAAAGAATAATTAGGACAAAACTAACAAAAGCCCAGACactaaaaatgtaaaaatatgcaTGATTTATAAAAGAACGAGATTATATGAACAAGTAAAGGCTACTGAACTGAATGAAAAAGGAAAACTCACAAGCTTTGATCTTTTGTTGGTCAACTCACGAGCTTTGATCAAGAGTAATAAGTGCAGCAAATAATGAGAGAGCAAGAAGAAAGGGAAAGCTATTGGATTTGGatcgagagaaagagagaccgTAGACTTGCCGCGTTAACATGTCTCGCCCGTTGACCAATTGACGAATTTTTATCGCGTTTTGTAATTGCACGGTTGTACATTAAGAGAAGAGATCTGGATCTCTTCCATCAAGGCAACTAGATCAAGTGATCTGagttttgtaaattttatctaACGGTTAAAAATTATTACAGCTTTGAATAGGTCAAAACAGGTAGATctttggatgaaatttgaaaGGCATGGGTCACTTGATCAAGTGATATTAGTAGAAGAGATTTAGAGAGGATCTTTTTTTCGAATATTAAGGACCTAGGGTAAAAAAATATGTGCGATAAAATGGAATCAGGCTATAATAGTACATATCACTTAGTGATATAAGTTGTATCAAAACTATACAAAAATCTTAGATCCCGACATATGTGAAATCTAACGTTGATTTTCCTTATCAAGTTATCACATAGTGGTGCGtaccataaaataaaaattggttATAATAAATAATTAGTAATATCAAATGACAGTACGTTGGtgacattttaaaatttgtcATTAAAACATGTACTACGCATTTGGAATTTGGAGGGCTGAACCCAGCAAGCAAAACAATATACTGAGGAATCACCCTAGGCAAGTGGCTCATTATCACAGTGGTGAAAAAATATTGAGTCTTTGCATGAAGGCGTGAGTTCAAATTCCGTCTGTGAGTAATCtaatatctaatctaacaaaacctatcatttaaccaaaaaaataaataaataaataaagaagagaGATCACCCTACTTCAAGCTATAACTGAACCACGCACTCCTTGCAACCCCCAACTCTAAAAAAAGCCCATATGTATACTCAGCCTAAACCACGAGCAAAATGGAGTCATTTGTTACATAATgtgtgtggagccaaaaatattcacaatgcgacatgtggatttttgacaaaataaGATAAAACTACCCTTGGGGCATACCGGGATTcttacgcgcaagcagcgggcaattatccctcaaccaagtcaaaagtgtccaaaataggtatcaacttaaaacctaatttattcatatatttcctatttcattatttagctaatcaattagctaaatactaTACTTATTCCATAATTCCTAAAACATTCCttctaaaataatgataaatagctaattaatgggttaattagctaattattccCTTAATTAGCATTTAGACCTTTCACTTTACCCTAACTCCCACAAaagggccggctatccccatttcaaaacctcatccatcaccttttctacctttttcacaatttcttcctttttattagccaataaatttcATAACCACAAAAGcatttccttttatgtttaattagccaattaattggctaattaaaccaaaacaaaacctaaaacccTACTAAGTGGCCAGCCATCCTTTCCTCTCCTATAAATTGGTTCCCATTTTCACTAAAcactaattccaacactttggcaaaaatcccaaaattctctaaacactctttctctctaaattctaactttggcattagaggttcttcggccaaagcccccctcattcatcgtgggtgcgtgaggctcttggccttaacctaagattttaattgttttgtaggtgcaaaattgtccaagatcaaggaggaagaaatttgcatccacaaattggtgctttcattgaaagttgaaatccatactcgtagaagactctcgcacaaaaaggtttttttctttattttctagtccatttgaatatttttcatacattcttattgttagaattttttacttccaaaggttctttgataaaacgtataagcaaaatataatggctagaaatttagaaaattccacaagtgaaaattctaatgttcaagaaatgggactgcggggatccgtgaggctaaatgcgataataagtggagcagcaccaccaccacgagtttccaccatgggaaccaccacggtggctaccgaggtagccacccgtggcgaggttcatggtgccttcaccacggctcgagccgtgccatccaaggctcacagCACCAAGACCACGGCCCAAGTCatgccatccaagtttgcacgggcccgagcccaagcctcgcattcgcatgcatcaCATACTAAGCAACATGCTCCCGCCAAGGAACctgctctcgcggcccagcctgctcctgccaagcagcctgctctcgtaacccagcctgctcctgacgagcagcccactcccgtggtccagcctgcttccttcgagcagcccactcctgtggcccagcctgctcccgtcgagcaacccactctcacggcccaacctgctcctacTGAGCAAcatgctctcgtgacccagcctgctcccgacgagcagcccattcCTGTGGCCCAGCCAGCTCCAgtcaagcagcccactctcacgacccagcctgctctcgtggcccagcctgctctcatggctttccaagcagcccaagtcagCCCAAgattatctcaaccatccggacctaccatcgagctgggggcattctcaccacattttttcacggatttgacatttcccaactcaaatctcgcactcggagtctaccacccttccactgcctaagaaggcgcattccttccaagctattccaatccaaatggtgaacaacacttgtctcgataAGTCATAGAATTGATGagtgcccttgcacaacagacaaccttggtgaatcaacttttgcaacgcatcagAATCCAATGTGCCctggacgaggtatcccgaagtaggacaagggcagacagacctttccagcagcgtcctggcaagcagccactcgaccagccacgagccgaacgtttgggcagtgtacattcctgtcttagcgcgcggaggagcaTGCACTTTCGACTAGGTCCACAGataagcatacattcacggttggggtcatactctgatagtcaacatgagcaaccttctggAAAAAGTGTccattcgcggctaagcccataaggagcatcatccacctcacatcagagtaggcagcacgacggacggagagaagcagtcactcaatcccgctcaagttcaaccagcagcctgcgaagaactcgctcgcctgctaggaacgcaccacatgcactgcatccgcggcATAGACAAGCCAAACACatagaagagcagcctagaccaacaAGTCATGGCTGAGGGCAgtcgagagctccgctaccccaacaaaggcaaaatcaggaagaagtagagagactattgaccaagcgattgcatgatttccaacgcaacgaggtcaccgacgaggcactacgatggaacatgaccaacataagcaggtcacctttcatggacgagatcgagcagacaGAGCCTctacgcgagttcagcatgccatatttcacatctttcaaaggagatGAAGACCCGAAGAGACACTTAAAGTTATACCCAAGCGTAATGATCCTTTATTGAAACAACGATGAtatcatgtgcaagatattcgccaccactctacaaggcgaggctcAAGATtagttctacaccctgccgccacaatccatcccaaatttctacgaactttcttaggttttcacaaaagaatattcatcctatcgctcgatcaaaaagaagtctgaccatttgttcgacgtcaagaagaacccaaaggagtcgtttcgcgactatgtgaggaggttcaaagtagagaagacaaaaatagtcggatgcaacgactcgatagctagagcagccttccaaaaaagaCTTACcacagaccacccgctattcgaaaaattgattatgaaagaagatctaactctggcagactcttttgctttggcagaaaagcatgcactttgggataaggcgcgccaatgcacattcaaggacttgaagaagtacccgacatcacctccctagaagcagcggatgacttattcgcatgtttgacggtatctaaagtagcaataagctctatcaTCATGcaagaagagctgggggcccgactacctataTTCTacagttacctgtattctatagttcaaaagctctctt
This genomic window contains:
- the LOC126631281 gene encoding uncharacterized protein LOC126631281 isoform X1 → MYEGAKTAVRTHEGQTESFPITVGLHQGSSLSPYLFALVMDELTGHIQDDIPWCMLFADDIVLIDETQEGVNAKLNLWREVLESKGLRLSRSKTEYMECKFSANGGQNELGVRIGDQEIPKSDRFRYLGSILQKNGELDGDLNHRIQAGWMKWKSASGVLCDRRMPLKLKGKFYRTAIRPAMLYGTECWAVKHQHVHKMGVAEMRMLRWMCGHTRKDKIRNEDIRGKVGVAKIEGKMTENRLRWFGHVQRRPTDAPIRRCDYGTEVQGRRGRGRPRKTLEETLRKDLEYLDLTADMTQDRTQWRSKIHIADPTQ
- the LOC126631281 gene encoding serine/threonine-protein phosphatase PP1-like isoform X2 — its product is MSGGIRTSVKGYINAKRVTLTLEPTDENKENEIITRHLRSETLLDAAAGCLDKKPAEVPHDLPWLSSAASNFELECIETPHTWIGGMDPALLDDIIRRFFNRSAARPFLNLVSESEVMQLCHCSREIMLGQPNILDLKSPISIIGEKFSERLSTQVKDWEFTITEASGSANYLAYVFLGDFMEFAEGSKCLLLAYKVKYPNNVFLLRGDDECATNQRYATSFRSELWEIFNDCFNCIPVAAIVDGRFIPKPTIDEERFPSHSPLYF